In Mycobacterium branderi, the DNA window TTGGCCTCGGCGGCGGCCATCCGGGCGATCATCGGCGCGCGCCAGCAGTGACAGATGGCCAGCGCCAGCGCATCGGCGGCATCGGCCGGTGTCGGTTTGGCTTGCAGCCCAAGGATTCTGGTGACCATCGCGGTGACTTGCGCCTTCCCTGCGCCGCCGTTGCCGGTGACGGCGGCCTTCACCTCGCTCGGAGTGTGGAAGTGCACGGCGATGCCGCGTTTGGCGGCGGCCAGCGCGATCACCCCGCCGGCCTGCGCGGTGCCCATCACCGTCGACACGTTCTGCTGGGAGAACACCCGCTCGACGGCGATCACGTCGGGATGATGGGTGTCCAGCCAGTGCTCGACGTGCTCGCTGATGGTCAGCAGCCGTTGCGGCAGCGACTGGTCGGCCGGTGTGCGCACGACGTCGACATCCAGGGCGGTGATCTGCGGGCCCCGCCCGCTTTCGACCACCGAGAGCCCGCAGCGGGTCAGTCCCGGGTCGACGCCCATCACGCGCACGCCACGCTCCCTCGATGCCGAACGGTTGTTCGATACCCTACTGGCCGGGGCCGACAGCGGCCGGTAGGACACGCGGGAAGAGCGCGCCCGTCATTCCTCGATCTGGGCCAGGATTTCGTCGGGGATGTCGGCGTTGGTGTAGACGTCCTGCACGTCGTCGCTTTCCTCGAGCGCGTCGACCAGTTTCATCACCTTGCGCGCGCCTTCGGCGTCGAGCGGGACGGTGACCGACGGCTGGAATCCCGCCTCGGCCGAGTCGTAGTCGATGCCGGCGTCCTGCAGTGCGGTCCGCACCGCGACCAGATCGCCCGGCTCGCTGATGATCTCGAAGCTGTCGCCGAGGTCGTTGACGTCCTCGGCCCCGGCGTCCAGCACCGCCGCCAGCACGTCGTCCTCGGTCAGCCCGTCCTTCTCCAGCGTGACCACGCCCTTGCGGGCGAACAGGTAGGACACCGAGCCGGGGTCGGCCATGTTGCCGCCGTTGCGGGTCATCGCCACGCGCACCTCGCTGGCGGCCCGGTTGCGGTTGTCGGTCAGGCACTCGATCAGCACCGCCACCCCGTTGGGCCCGTAGCCCTCGTAGGTGATGGTCTGGTAGTCGGCGCCACCGGCCTCCTCGCCGGCGCCGCGTTTGCGGGCCCGTTCGATGTTGTCGTTGGGCACCGAGTTCTTCTTCGCCTTCTGGATGGCGTCATACAGCGTCGGGTTGCCCGCCGGATCACCGCCGCCGACCCGGGCCGCGACCTCGATGTTTTTGATCAGCCGGGCGAAGTTCTTGCCGCGGCGCGCGTCGATGACGGCCTTCTTGTGCTTGGTGGTGGCCCATTTGGAATGGCCGCTCATCGATTACTACCTCTTGTCGTCGCTGGGCAAAGTTCGCCAGACGAGTCTACGTGGGGCGGCCTCCGGGCTCGAAGAATCCCGGTACCCACCGCTCGACCAGCGTGGCGTACGCCACGTGCGCGTCGAGCTGCACGGCCACCCCAAGCAGGCCCCCGAGCGTGCGGAGCAACATGACCCAGCCGGGTGGGATGGTCAGCTGGCGGGCGAGCTTGAACCGGTCGGCGAACCCTTCCCGCATGGGATCGGTCGTGACCAACGCCGTCTTCTGGAACCATTTCCGGGTGAAATGGAACTCGCCGGCACGCAGCGGGTCGATGTAGGCCCACAGCGGATCGATGTACTCCACCACCTGCTCGGCGGTCAGCTCGTAGTCCGCGGGCATGAACCCGAGCTTCTTGAGCAGCCGGATCACGTCGTCCCACTGTTCGTCGCGCGCCCAGCACAGCAGCTCGCCGAACTCCGGAGGCAGGCCGCCGGGATGTTCGGCGACGGCGCCGAAATCGATAACGCCGAGGCGGCCGTCCGCCAGCACCATGAAATTGCCCGGATGCGGGTCGGCGTGCACCAGCTCGACACGGGCGGGTGAGCTCAAGATGAATTCGAAAAGCAAGGCGCACACGGAGTCTCGTTCATCCCGAGTGCCCTCGGCGATGATCGTGGAAAGACGCCGGCCTTCCATCCACTCCGAGATGATGACTTTCGGCGCGCTGGCGACCACCGGCGGTACGAAGAACTTCTCGTCGCCCGCAAAGGCTTTCGCGAAGGCACGCTGATAGTTGGCTTCGAGCCGATAGTCCAGCTCTGCTTCGATGCGCTCGCTGACCTCTGCGACGATTCGGTCCACATCCGCGCGCGGGGCAATCTGCTTGACCACCCAGGAGAACCGCTTGATCAGCTTGAGGTCGGCGCGCAGCGCCTCGTCGGCGCCGGGGTACTGGACCTTGACGGCGACCTCGCGACCCTCCTTCCAGACGCCCTTGTGCACCTGCCCGATGCTCGCCGAGGCGACGGGCGTGTCGTCGAAGGATTGGAAGCGGTCGCGCCATTTGGTGCCGAGCTGGGCGTCGAGCACCCGGTGCACCTTGGCGGCCGGCAGCGGCGGGGCTTCGCTTTGCAGCTTGACCAACGCTTCGCGAAACGGGTCGGCGAATTGGGGAGGGATCGCGGCCTCCATCACCGACAGCGCCTGACCGACTTTCATGGCCCCGCCCTTGAGCTCGCCCAGCACCTGGAACAGCTCGTCGGCGGCCTTCTCCAGAAGTTCGGCGTTGACCTCGTCTCTGGACTTGCCGGTCATCCGCTTCCCGACGCCCAGTGCTGCGCGCCCAGCCGCCCCTGCCGGGAGGCTCGCCAGCTTTGCGACACGTCCAAATCGGCCCCGCACAATGTCGGCCATGACCACATCATGCCTTGGCGGGCACTGCGACGTGCGGCTACGCCGCGCCGGTGACGATGTCGACGAACAGCCGGTGGATGCGGCGATCACCGGTCATCTCCGGGTGAAACGCCGTCGCGAGCACCGGACCTTGGCGCACGGCGACGACATGCCCGGCCGCGCGGGCCAGCACCTGCACGTCGGATCCGCAGCGCTCCACCCATGGCGCGCGGATGAACACCGCATGCACCGGAGCGTCGAGACCCGCGAACTCCAGATCGCCTTCGAACGAATCGACTTGTCGCCCGAAAGCGTTGCGCCGCACCGTCATATCGATCCCGCCCAACGGCAGCGCCTCACGGCCGTTGGCCCCGGCGTCCAGGATCTCGCTGGCCAAAAGGATCATCCCGGCACACGCCCCGTAGGCCGGCAATCCGTCGGCCAGCCGCTTGCGCAGCGGTTCGAGCAGGTCGAGGTCGGCCAGCAGGTGGCTCATCGTGGTGGACTCCCCGCCCGGGATCACCAGTGCGTCGACGGCGTCGAGCTCGTCGCGGCGGCGCACCGGCACCGGAGACGCCCCGGCTTCGCGCAGCGCGGCAATGTGCTCGCGAGTGTCGCCCTGCAGCGCCAAGACGCCGACGCGGGGAGCTACTGCGCCGCTCCTCCTCATCGCTTCGCTCTGCATCGTCGCCGGCGCGGACTGCTCACGTGGGCCGGAAGTCGCGCTTGTAGCGGGTCAGACCCTCCTGCATCACCGCCGCGACCATCTCGCCGTACTGGTTGAAGATCTTGCCCTGAGTCAGCGACCGCCCGCCGCACGCCGACGGCGACGACTGGTCGTAGAGCAGCCACTCGTCGGCCCGGAACGGCCGCATGAACCACATCGCGTGGTCCAGCGAGGCGACCTGCAGGTGGTCGCGCTCGTCGAGGTGGATCACCTGCGCCGAGCCGAGCAGGGTCAGGTCGCTCATGTAGGCCAGCGCGCAGATGTGCAGCACATGGTCGTCGGGCAGCGGGTCGCGGTGGCGAAACCACACCTGCTGTTGCGACGCCAGTCCGGGCAGCCTCACCAGTTTCTCCTGCGGGACGATCCGCACGTCCCACTCCTCGAACTGGCGGAACCCGGCGTCGTCGAACACCCTCATCGACTGCAGCCCCGGCAGGTCGTCCGGCGGCGGCGCCGACGGCATTGCGTCCTGGTGTTCGATGCCGCTCTGGTCGGTCTGAAACGACGCCGACATGGCGAAAATGGTCTCGCCGTGCTGGATCGCGTTGACCCGCCTGGTGCAAAACGAGCCGCCGTCACGGATGCGTTCGACGATGAAAATGGTGGGCGCCTTGGCATCTCCCGGCCGCAGGAAGTACCCGTGCAGGGAGTGCACCAGAAAACGCGGGTCGACCGTGCGCACCGCCGACACCAGGGTCTGGCCGGCGACGTGACCGCCGAAGGTGCGCTGCCACGCGGCGGACTCAGCCGAAAACACGCTGCCGCGGTAGATGTTGACCTCGAGTTGCTCGAGATCGAGGATCTCTTCGATCGCCACGAACTGTTTTTACCAGCCGCGTTCGGCCAGCCGGTGCGGCTGCGCGATCTCTTCGACGTTGATGCCGACCATCGGCTCGCCGAGCCCCCGCGACACCTTGGCCAGCACGTCGGGGTCGTCGTAGAAGGTGGTGGCCTTGACAATCGCGGCGGCACGGGCCGCAGGGTCGCCGGACTTGAAGATGCCGGAGCCGACGAACACGCCCTCGGCGCCGAGCTGCATCATCATCGCGGCGTCGGCCGGGGTGGCGATCCCGCCGGCGGTGAACAGCGTGACCGGCAGCTTGCCGGCCCGTGCCA includes these proteins:
- the ruvC gene encoding crossover junction endodeoxyribonuclease RuvC, producing the protein MRVMGVDPGLTRCGLSVVESGRGPQITALDVDVVRTPADQSLPQRLLTISEHVEHWLDTHHPDVIAVERVFSQQNVSTVMGTAQAGGVIALAAAKRGIAVHFHTPSEVKAAVTGNGGAGKAQVTAMVTRILGLQAKPTPADAADALALAICHCWRAPMIARMAAAEAKAAEQRKRFAAKVKAAT
- a CDS encoding YebC/PmpR family DNA-binding transcriptional regulator; this encodes MSGHSKWATTKHKKAVIDARRGKNFARLIKNIEVAARVGGGDPAGNPTLYDAIQKAKKNSVPNDNIERARKRGAGEEAGGADYQTITYEGYGPNGVAVLIECLTDNRNRAASEVRVAMTRNGGNMADPGSVSYLFARKGVVTLEKDGLTEDDVLAAVLDAGAEDVNDLGDSFEIISEPGDLVAVRTALQDAGIDYDSAEAGFQPSVTVPLDAEGARKVMKLVDALEESDDVQDVYTNADIPDEILAQIEE
- a CDS encoding ABC1 kinase family protein; this translates as MADIVRGRFGRVAKLASLPAGAAGRAALGVGKRMTGKSRDEVNAELLEKAADELFQVLGELKGGAMKVGQALSVMEAAIPPQFADPFREALVKLQSEAPPLPAAKVHRVLDAQLGTKWRDRFQSFDDTPVASASIGQVHKGVWKEGREVAVKVQYPGADEALRADLKLIKRFSWVVKQIAPRADVDRIVAEVSERIEAELDYRLEANYQRAFAKAFAGDEKFFVPPVVASAPKVIISEWMEGRRLSTIIAEGTRDERDSVCALLFEFILSSPARVELVHADPHPGNFMVLADGRLGVIDFGAVAEHPGGLPPEFGELLCWARDEQWDDVIRLLKKLGFMPADYELTAEQVVEYIDPLWAYIDPLRAGEFHFTRKWFQKTALVTTDPMREGFADRFKLARQLTIPPGWVMLLRTLGGLLGVAVQLDAHVAYATLVERWVPGFFEPGGRPT
- the pdxT gene encoding pyridoxal 5'-phosphate synthase glutaminase subunit PdxT, coding for MRRSGAVAPRVGVLALQGDTREHIAALREAGASPVPVRRRDELDAVDALVIPGGESTTMSHLLADLDLLEPLRKRLADGLPAYGACAGMILLASEILDAGANGREALPLGGIDMTVRRNAFGRQVDSFEGDLEFAGLDAPVHAVFIRAPWVERCGSDVQVLARAAGHVVAVRQGPVLATAFHPEMTGDRRIHRLFVDIVTGAA
- the tesB gene encoding acyl-CoA thioesterase II, translating into MAIEEILDLEQLEVNIYRGSVFSAESAAWQRTFGGHVAGQTLVSAVRTVDPRFLVHSLHGYFLRPGDAKAPTIFIVERIRDGGSFCTRRVNAIQHGETIFAMSASFQTDQSGIEHQDAMPSAPPPDDLPGLQSMRVFDDAGFRQFEEWDVRIVPQEKLVRLPGLASQQQVWFRHRDPLPDDHVLHICALAYMSDLTLLGSAQVIHLDERDHLQVASLDHAMWFMRPFRADEWLLYDQSSPSACGGRSLTQGKIFNQYGEMVAAVMQEGLTRYKRDFRPT